The sequence TCCTGTTATTCTTATATCTGCTATTCCTTCTACCTTACCAATTTTTGATATTATTTTATCAACTTTTTTTTGCATACTTTCAGATAATTTAATAAGTATTGTTGATTTAGCTACACCATCAACTGCCATATTTTGAACTACTGTCAGTATACTAATTTTTTCTCTTGCTATAACATCTAAAACATCCGACAAAATCCCAACTCTATCTTTTAAAGATAGATGCAGGCTATAAATTCTATCCTCTCCTCCTTCATAAAACGGCTTTATAAAATCTTTATATTTATAATAAGTACTTCTACTTATTCCCACCTTTTTAATTGCACTGTACTTTGACATTTTCGTTTTTAATATTAAATCATTAACCTTTATTACATTTTGGATAGACTTAGGTAAAATTCTTTTATCCACTATGTAAAATTCTTTATTCTCTGTATCTTTCTTTTTGAATGCCATTTTTTCCTCCCTAATTAAATTATTCCTCTATTTGCTTTAAATGATTTTAAAATATTAGATAATAACATAGCCACTGTTAATGCTCCTACACCACCTGGAACAGGTGTTATATGTGATGCTTTCTTTTGAACATTTTCAAAATCAACATCCCCCTCTAATTTCCCATTAACCCTATTTATTCCAACATCTATTACTACTGCACCTTCCTTTACCATATCTTCTGTAATAAGTTTAGCTTTACCTACTGCTGATATTAATATATCTGCATTTTTTGTTTTTTCTGCTAAATTTTTAGTATAAATATTACAAATAGTAACTGTTCCACGACTATTAAGAATCAAAGCTGCAATAGGTTTTCCAACTATATTACTACTCCCTACTACAACTACATCTTTTCCTTCTAAATCTATATTATATTTTTCTATTAAAGCCATTATTCCTGCTGGTGTAGATGGAGATGTAAAACCTTCATTATTTTGAAATAATAAACCTAAATTTTCTGCTTTAAAACCATCTACATCTTTAATAAGTTTTATACTATTTAAAACTTTTGTTGCATTTATTTGAGGTGGTAGAGGTAAATTTATCATTATTCCATCTACTTCCGTATCTTTATTTAATTTATCAATTAAATTTAAAAGATAAGCTTCAGATATTTCTTCACTAAAAAAATATTTTTGAACTCCTATTCCTAAATCTTGATATGATTTTACTTGTGAGTTTAAATACACTTGTGAAGCCGGATCATCTCCAACTAATATAGTAGCTACCATTGGATTAATATTATGTATTTTTTTTATATTATCAATTTCTGCCTTTATTTTAACCTTAATATCCCTTGCTAATTCTTTCCCATCCATTAACATAGTTTTTCACCTATTTTTAAAAATTTTCCATTGATTAAGTCTACACCTGACATTTGTTTTTTATTTTCTGGTTTAGCAGAACTTATTATAAGGCTACCGTCACTTGTTTTTACAACAATTCCTTTTCCTTTTAAGTATTCAACTACTTCTCCACAAGTTGCATTATTGTAAACTTTATCATTAATTTTCGTTTCATATATTTTTATTATTGTTCCATTCAAATTGGAAAAAGCAGTCGGTATTGGATTCATACCTCTAATAAAATTAAAAATTTCTCTGCTTGTCTTAGTCCAGTCTATTTTGCAATCTTCTTTTCTAAAAGGTTTCACAAATGTTACTAATTTTTTATCTTGCTTTTGTGCTTTTACTTCTCCTTTTTTTATAAGTTCAATAGCTTTAAGTAACAAGTCTGCCCCCATGTCTTTTAATCTATCATGTAAACTTAAAAATGTATCTTCATCTGAAATTTCTGTTTCTTCTTGAAGAATTACATCCCCTGCATCTAATTCTTCTTCA is a genomic window of Fusobacterium nucleatum containing:
- a CDS encoding ACT domain-containing protein, producing MAFKKKDTENKEFYIVDKRILPKSIQNVIKVNDLILKTKMSKYSAIKKVGISRSTYYKYKDFIKPFYEGGEDRIYSLHLSLKDRVGILSDVLDVIAREKISILTVVQNMAVDGVAKSTILIKLSESMQKKVDKIISKIGKVEGIADIRITGSN
- a CDS encoding bifunctional 5,10-methylenetetrahydrofolate dehydrogenase/5,10-methenyltetrahydrofolate cyclohydrolase — protein: MLMDGKELARDIKVKIKAEIDNIKKIHNINPMVATILVGDDPASQVYLNSQVKSYQDLGIGVQKYFFSEEISEAYLLNLIDKLNKDTEVDGIMINLPLPPQINATKVLNSIKLIKDVDGFKAENLGLLFQNNEGFTSPSTPAGIMALIEKYNIDLEGKDVVVVGSSNIVGKPIAALILNSRGTVTICNIYTKNLAEKTKNADILISAVGKAKLITEDMVKEGAVVIDVGINRVNGKLEGDVDFENVQKKASHITPVPGGVGALTVAMLLSNILKSFKANRGII
- the fmt gene encoding methionyl-tRNA formyltransferase, whose amino-acid sequence is MKIIFMGTPTFAVPSLEKIYKEHEIISVFTKVDKPNARGKKINYSPIKEFALANNLKIYQPENFKDNTLIEEIRNMQADLIVVVAYGKILPKEVIDIPKYGVINLHSSLLPRFRGAAPINAAIINGDTKSGISIMYVEEELDAGDVILQEETEISDEDTFLSLHDRLKDMGADLLLKAIELIKKGEVKAQKQDKKLVTFVKPFRKEDCKIDWTKTSREIFNFIRGMNPIPTAFSNLNGTIIKIYETKINDKVYNNATCGEVVEYLKGKGIVVKTSDGSLIISSAKPENKKQMSGVDLINGKFLKIGEKLC